A stretch of Candidatus Cloacimonadota bacterium DNA encodes these proteins:
- a CDS encoding DMT family transporter has translation MKLWITYLRAIGAMFFWAITFVWYKIAFETYRPYEIVFLRLFLASVLLFGLMVISRHWQKMQAKDLWRMMIVAFFEPFLYFNGEANGMQFVSSSMGSIIIATIPIFAAIGAWLILKEKLSIYVIMGVIVSCLGVGIMSYGSGDLSATLKGVKFLGLAIFGAVGYSLTVRPLTLKYSTLTIVAYQSFFGALYFLPMFLIFDGNHFFMVSHSLRGLTTIVAMSLFATIGAFVLYTDVIRSLGVAKSNIFTNLIPVFTVVLAFFILGDPIGIRTIVGLALTLLGLVLSQYNDLKRLKQRYLKGDILERN, from the coding sequence ATGAAACTCTGGATTACATATCTGCGCGCCATTGGAGCGATGTTCTTCTGGGCTATCACTTTTGTATGGTACAAAATCGCTTTCGAAACCTACCGTCCTTATGAAATTGTGTTTCTACGCTTATTTCTGGCCTCAGTCCTGCTCTTTGGACTGATGGTCATTAGTCGGCATTGGCAAAAGATGCAGGCTAAAGACCTATGGCGCATGATGATAGTGGCATTCTTTGAGCCTTTTCTGTACTTCAATGGAGAGGCAAATGGCATGCAGTTCGTTTCAAGCTCGATGGGCAGTATCATCATTGCCACGATCCCCATTTTCGCAGCTATCGGTGCCTGGCTCATCTTGAAAGAAAAGCTAAGCATCTACGTAATTATGGGAGTGATAGTTTCCTGCTTGGGTGTAGGGATTATGAGCTATGGCAGCGGAGACTTGTCTGCTACTCTAAAGGGAGTCAAGTTTTTGGGACTGGCAATCTTTGGTGCGGTGGGCTATAGCCTCACAGTGCGCCCGCTTACTTTGAAATACAGCACACTGACTATTGTGGCATATCAGTCTTTTTTCGGAGCTCTGTATTTCTTGCCCATGTTCCTGATCTTTGATGGCAATCATTTCTTTATGGTCAGTCATTCCCTCAGAGGTTTGACAACTATCGTCGCAATGTCGCTGTTTGCTACCATAGGAGCCTTTGTGCTGTACACAGACGTAATCCGCAGCTTGGGTGTAGCAAAATCCAATATCTTTACAAACCTGATCCCCGTCTTTACGGTTGTGCTGGCGTTTTTCATTCTGGGAGATCCCATCGGGATTCGCACTATAGTGGGGCTGGCCCTCACTTTGCTGGGATTGGTACTTTCACAATATAATGACCTTAAGCGTTTGAAACAGCGTTATCTGAAGGGAGACATACTTGAGCGCAACTGA
- a CDS encoding YggS family pyridoxal phosphate-dependent enzyme: MQDIANNIKDIQERIGQVLLRCGREADQITLIAVTKTHSVEAMELALKNGVSHIAENKVQEAMRKLPMMQNKDFYFHFIGHLQTNKINQLLSLKPYLIQSIDSVYLAEKLHKALGRTNRSQDILIQVNTTEEEQKSGVNFGNAEELLWKIASYSTLRVRGLMTIGKLHPDPEISRPYFRQLRELFEKVRTDLPAGFDYLSMGMSHDWEIALEEGANMLRIGSAIFGERYYGEDR, translated from the coding sequence ATGCAGGATATAGCCAACAATATCAAAGACATACAAGAGCGTATCGGGCAGGTATTGCTTCGATGCGGCAGAGAAGCCGATCAAATAACTCTGATAGCAGTAACCAAGACCCACAGTGTGGAAGCAATGGAATTAGCCCTTAAAAACGGGGTGTCCCACATCGCGGAAAACAAGGTACAGGAAGCCATGCGCAAGCTGCCGATGATGCAAAATAAAGACTTTTACTTCCACTTCATCGGCCATCTGCAGACAAACAAGATCAATCAACTGCTCAGCTTGAAACCCTACCTCATTCAAAGCATAGATTCCGTGTATCTGGCAGAGAAACTGCACAAGGCTTTGGGACGCACAAATCGCAGCCAGGATATTTTGATCCAGGTTAATACTACTGAAGAGGAGCAGAAAAGCGGAGTGAACTTCGGTAATGCCGAAGAACTGCTGTGGAAGATAGCCTCGTATTCCACTCTAAGAGTGAGAGGATTGATGACCATCGGCAAGCTGCATCCCGATCCGGAGATCAGCAGGCCGTATTTCCGGCAGTTGAGAGAACTTTTTGAAAAGGTGCGCACAGATCTTCCGGCAGGCTTTGACTATCTCTCCATGGGCATGAGCCACGATTGGGAAATTGCCCTGGAAGAAGGGGCAAATATGTTGCGCATTGGCAGTGCCATCTTTGGTGAACGATATTACGGGGAGGATAGATGA
- a CDS encoding C25 family cysteine peptidase, with protein MRKLMLIMSLICILATLGGLRVSVDTYPGNRHEYSSEYTLMLEPGRPMLHYYQLRVLLPYGEKYDTAEISWGQSSNLGRDIYIDFAKQQEPISSTNIYTETTADPQVYERNDFYPYKDFDYLGTQYYCGYAIALFNVYPIRYNPVSRELIAYDSFELYLHGSFDPSEAERQSLFSSKHPQTLQILQDMIHNPETISTYSNAAQNRYASRNLDPADAKQMIVITSASRIPWFTEYISWRESKGISTGIYSTEFIYANYDGVDNADKVRNFIIDAYLTSLGTSNQLEYVILGGDDEVVPERGVFGRVGSTEDNHMPSDLYYSNLDGTWNANGNEIYGEMQDDTDLIPELHIGRFPAETLAEFQNIFNKITYYVDNSTYSNNIAVFFGENLNPDPLTWGGDYKDDVAQYLPDEYAFSTHYERDGSYSGAYVVESINNGANVMNHMGHSNETFLMGQGNNSVSLLQNTEYGFLYSQGCYPAAFDQRTSGDGESIGEHLLTSSGALFAFVGNTRYGWYMPGGIDGASQYYDRQFFIGLYQMNMRELGKALTYSREQNLNAALTNDVMRWCYMEQILFGDPSVEVKLPNPSLPMLSLESYSIDDSLGDTDGNINPGDIISVKPVISNAEGWGNAYDVSLRIIAMPVGVEPMDSCIIISELQPGEQSNEDVALTLQLPQDCGFGNYTLRLALESFDPISHLTTGIKHYDITYEITLIDAEFPYETSSAGNSAPMVVDQDGDGDNEILYLDVFGIVHVVDGDGQEVSSFSTPEEIYITSSAAMGQIDDEAGDDIVILDRRGKVFAISLTGYLIFSYDTQTTLLFSPVIADLDGNSSNEIIFTGMDNKLYVLDNQGNDYPGFPMILNGIVMTNLAVGKLSPEGPMQIVAGLGNGGLVVVNPDGSQNPDYALNLDSAINGSPVILDNGKIALGTSSNTYLIGPEGIEFNIATSFRILGGYITADINRDGSLDIVCVSNRGTLYVISQDGEHINGFPVNTGVIFNCPPLVADVDGDTQYEIILHSSVNNIYIFNHDGSMMPGYPYLTSYIGATPGTLVDFHNNGNFNLITGYSQGVLLSNLRSEVNNLTPWTIFRGALNRQGSFAATGYVDNDDDVQTPATNHLAQNYPNPFNPHTTIAFDLSKPQNLRLDIYNTKGQLVRNLVNGHMSEGNHKVTWNGTDNTGRALASGLYFYRLKSESFSSTRKMLLLK; from the coding sequence ATGCGCAAGTTAATGCTAATTATGTCGCTTATCTGCATCCTGGCCACTCTAGGAGGACTAAGAGTTAGCGTGGATACATATCCGGGAAACAGGCATGAGTACAGCAGTGAATACACTCTGATGCTGGAGCCTGGCAGACCTATGCTGCACTACTATCAATTGCGCGTGCTTTTACCCTACGGCGAAAAGTATGACACAGCGGAAATCAGTTGGGGGCAATCCAGCAATCTGGGCAGAGACATATACATTGATTTTGCCAAACAGCAAGAGCCGATATCTTCCACAAACATATATACCGAAACCACTGCCGATCCACAAGTGTATGAACGCAACGATTTTTATCCCTACAAGGATTTTGACTATCTGGGAACTCAATACTATTGCGGTTACGCTATTGCGCTCTTCAATGTGTATCCCATCCGCTACAATCCCGTAAGTAGGGAACTGATTGCCTACGATTCTTTTGAACTGTACCTGCACGGCTCGTTTGATCCTTCGGAAGCAGAGCGGCAATCCCTATTCTCATCAAAGCACCCACAGACGCTTCAAATCCTGCAAGATATGATTCATAACCCAGAAACCATCAGTACTTACAGCAATGCTGCCCAAAACCGTTATGCAAGCCGCAATCTGGACCCTGCAGACGCAAAACAGATGATCGTGATCACCAGTGCTTCCCGCATTCCCTGGTTTACAGAATACATCAGTTGGCGCGAAAGCAAAGGCATCAGCACGGGCATCTATAGCACGGAGTTTATCTATGCGAATTATGACGGTGTGGACAACGCTGATAAAGTGCGCAACTTCATAATAGATGCGTATCTAACTTCCCTGGGCACCTCCAATCAACTGGAATATGTGATCTTGGGCGGTGACGATGAAGTGGTACCGGAACGCGGAGTGTTTGGCAGAGTGGGCTCTACAGAGGACAATCACATGCCTTCGGATCTGTATTACAGCAATCTTGATGGCACTTGGAATGCAAATGGTAACGAAATCTATGGCGAGATGCAGGATGATACGGACTTAATCCCGGAATTGCATATCGGCCGCTTTCCTGCAGAGACTTTGGCTGAATTCCAAAACATCTTCAACAAAATCACGTATTATGTAGACAACAGTACTTATAGCAACAACATCGCCGTTTTCTTCGGAGAAAATCTGAATCCCGATCCACTCACTTGGGGCGGAGATTACAAAGATGACGTAGCCCAGTATCTTCCTGATGAATATGCCTTTAGCACACATTATGAACGGGATGGTTCGTACAGCGGTGCATATGTGGTGGAGAGCATCAATAATGGTGCGAACGTGATGAATCACATGGGACACTCAAACGAGACCTTCCTGATGGGACAAGGTAACAACTCTGTTTCTCTGCTTCAAAACACAGAATATGGCTTTCTGTATTCTCAGGGGTGTTATCCTGCAGCCTTTGACCAACGCACTTCTGGAGACGGAGAGAGCATTGGCGAACATTTGCTGACATCATCAGGAGCATTGTTTGCCTTTGTAGGCAATACTCGTTATGGGTGGTATATGCCCGGTGGCATCGATGGTGCCAGCCAGTATTACGATCGACAGTTCTTTATTGGCCTGTATCAAATGAATATGCGGGAATTGGGGAAAGCTCTTACATACTCCCGAGAACAAAACCTGAATGCAGCTCTCACAAACGATGTGATGCGCTGGTGCTACATGGAGCAAATACTCTTTGGCGATCCCTCTGTGGAGGTAAAACTACCCAATCCCAGTTTGCCGATGCTGAGTCTGGAAAGCTACAGTATCGATGACTCTCTGGGCGATACGGACGGAAACATCAATCCCGGTGATATCATCAGTGTAAAGCCTGTGATATCAAACGCTGAAGGATGGGGAAACGCCTATGATGTATCACTTCGGATCATAGCTATGCCGGTGGGAGTGGAGCCTATGGATTCATGCATCATAATCAGCGAGTTACAACCCGGAGAGCAATCAAATGAAGATGTGGCGCTCACTCTGCAGCTTCCGCAGGACTGCGGTTTTGGAAACTATACGTTGAGGTTGGCTCTGGAATCTTTTGATCCTATCAGTCATCTTACAACGGGCATAAAGCATTATGATATCACTTATGAGATTACTTTGATAGATGCAGAATTCCCGTATGAGACAAGCAGCGCCGGCAATTCCGCACCGATGGTGGTGGATCAGGATGGAGACGGCGACAATGAAATTTTGTATCTTGACGTGTTTGGCATCGTCCATGTGGTGGATGGGGATGGGCAAGAGGTCTCTTCTTTCAGTACGCCTGAAGAGATTTATATAACTTCCAGCGCAGCGATGGGTCAGATCGACGACGAAGCCGGCGACGACATCGTGATTCTGGATCGCAGAGGTAAAGTATTTGCCATTTCTTTAACCGGATATCTGATCTTCAGCTACGACACACAGACAACCCTTCTCTTCAGCCCCGTGATTGCCGATCTGGATGGCAACTCTAGCAATGAGATTATATTTACCGGTATGGATAACAAACTGTATGTATTAGACAATCAAGGAAACGATTATCCGGGATTTCCCATGATACTGAACGGTATAGTCATGACGAATTTGGCAGTGGGAAAATTGAGTCCTGAAGGTCCCATGCAGATTGTGGCAGGACTGGGTAATGGCGGTCTGGTGGTCGTAAATCCCGATGGCAGTCAAAATCCGGATTACGCACTCAATCTTGATAGCGCAATCAACGGAAGTCCGGTGATTCTGGACAACGGGAAGATTGCTTTGGGCACCTCCAGCAATACCTATCTGATAGGACCGGAAGGGATCGAATTCAATATCGCGACCAGCTTCAGAATCCTGGGAGGGTATATCACTGCGGATATCAACCGGGATGGCTCTTTGGATATTGTCTGCGTATCAAATCGGGGCACTTTATATGTGATATCTCAAGACGGAGAGCACATCAACGGATTCCCTGTAAATACAGGAGTAATCTTCAACTGTCCGCCATTGGTAGCAGATGTGGATGGAGACACTCAATACGAGATCATCCTGCATAGTAGCGTGAACAACATATATATCTTCAATCACGACGGTAGTATGATGCCCGGCTATCCTTATCTTACTTCATATATCGGAGCTACTCCCGGAACTTTAGTGGACTTCCATAATAATGGCAATTTCAACTTGATTACCGGATATTCCCAGGGAGTCCTGCTGAGCAATCTTCGTTCTGAAGTAAACAACCTCACACCTTGGACAATCTTCCGTGGAGCTTTGAACCGCCAAGGGTCTTTTGCTGCCACGGGATATGTGGACAACGATGATGATGTACAGACTCCAGCTACGAACCACCTGGCACAAAACTACCCCAATCCTTTTAATCCCCACACCACAATCGCGTTTGACCTAAGCAAGCCACAGAACCTCAGACTGGATATCTACAACACCAAGGGGCAATTGGTACGCAATTTGGTAAACGGACACATGAGCGAGGGTAATCACAAAGTGACATGGAATGGCACTGACAACACCGGCAGAGCGCTGGCCAGCGGTTTGTATTTCTATCGTCTGAAAAGCGAGAGCTTCAGCTCCACGCGCAAAATGTTGCTGTTGAAATAG
- a CDS encoding NAD(P)H-hydrate dehydratase, which translates to MERILSRTEMQAIDRKTIDEFGIPSHVLMEVAGARCADHIMREYPDQVQDGVVVLCGTGNNGGDGYVIARHLFAFCPEILIFSLGTGKMSEESRNNRLLCEKLDIPIFDINSQRDLRGSVLEAIGVIPVLIDAVFGIGFKGDLPPLIHNAFTAFSSMAEVVVAIDIPSGLDADNGNGECMKADLTLAIEELKYGHILQNGCLRCGKLLRIPIGIPEIYKEDTAAYIYNECILPERPANAHKGDFGRVYIFGGSPGYVGSVRLSARSALRSGAGLVHICSRKEVISFYTAACDEVMNFAIPETSKNMPCQKELKELLKRADAICIGSGMGLDEYALHLLSIILKYAECPCVIDADAITLLAQNRDLIPLLKLGNFVLTPHKAEFCRLAGISLQDLDADLIARLNEAQAAWGCAILLKGHSSLYADGDKTLVIRAGNDALATGGSGDLLAGIIASFAAQNLPLYQAVCSAALLMGSTAERLCRKQHSYSVLPGDIIEHLGDKDA; encoded by the coding sequence ATGGAACGGATTCTTTCCCGCACAGAAATGCAAGCTATCGACAGAAAAACCATTGACGAATTTGGCATTCCATCCCATGTATTGATGGAGGTTGCGGGAGCTCGCTGCGCCGATCATATTATGAGGGAGTATCCTGATCAGGTACAGGATGGCGTGGTAGTGCTTTGCGGAACAGGCAACAATGGCGGCGATGGCTATGTAATTGCCCGGCATCTTTTTGCCTTTTGTCCCGAAATTCTGATATTCAGTCTGGGGACAGGTAAGATGAGCGAAGAAAGCAGAAACAACCGTTTACTATGCGAAAAGCTGGATATTCCTATCTTTGATATCAACTCTCAACGAGACTTGCGGGGATCGGTGCTTGAAGCTATCGGAGTGATCCCTGTTCTGATTGATGCAGTCTTTGGTATCGGTTTCAAAGGGGATTTGCCGCCTCTGATACATAATGCTTTTACCGCATTCTCCAGCATGGCGGAAGTGGTGGTAGCCATAGATATTCCATCCGGATTGGACGCAGATAATGGCAATGGGGAGTGCATGAAAGCAGACCTTACGCTTGCCATCGAAGAGCTGAAGTATGGCCATATCCTGCAAAATGGCTGCCTCCGCTGTGGAAAGCTCTTACGCATACCCATCGGTATTCCCGAAATCTACAAGGAAGACACCGCTGCATACATATACAATGAGTGCATCCTGCCTGAACGTCCTGCTAATGCACATAAGGGGGATTTTGGCAGAGTGTACATCTTTGGCGGAAGCCCGGGTTATGTGGGTAGCGTCCGTCTATCTGCAAGATCCGCTTTACGTAGTGGAGCAGGATTGGTGCATATCTGCTCCCGCAAAGAAGTAATTTCGTTCTACACCGCAGCATGCGATGAGGTGATGAATTTTGCCATTCCCGAAACCAGTAAGAATATGCCTTGCCAAAAGGAGCTGAAAGAGCTTCTCAAGCGTGCCGACGCCATTTGCATCGGCTCCGGAATGGGCTTGGACGAATATGCCTTGCACCTGCTAAGCATCATTCTGAAATATGCCGAATGTCCTTGTGTGATAGATGCCGACGCCATCACGTTACTGGCGCAAAACCGGGACTTGATTCCACTCCTGAAACTAGGTAACTTTGTGCTAACGCCGCACAAGGCGGAGTTTTGCCGATTGGCGGGGATATCTCTACAGGATTTGGATGCAGATCTCATCGCCCGCTTGAACGAAGCTCAGGCGGCATGGGGCTGTGCAATCCTGTTGAAGGGGCATAGCAGCCTGTATGCAGACGGGGATAAAACTCTGGTGATCCGTGCCGGGAACGACGCTTTGGCCACCGGGGGCAGCGGAGACCTTCTGGCAGGCATCATAGCGTCATTTGCTGCCCAAAATCTGCCCCTATATCAAGCTGTTTGCTCGGCTGCCCTGCTGATGGGTAGCACCGCAGAAAGATTGTGCCGGAAGCAGCATTCATATTCCGTGTTACCCGGAGATATCATCGAACATTTGGGAGATAAAGATGCATAA
- a CDS encoding molybdopterin-dependent oxidoreductase yields the protein MHKLAKINTPVFWAEGHPGALDRENWKLEICGLCENPVKLSWQDLQEFQVETVNARLTSVTRWSVYGAWTGVRIANLLDHAKILSGCRYLRFWSVGDVYDTSIPLAIGQKERSLVAWAFDGELLDENYGGPIRAFIPYLWGYKSAKSIIRIELMDHYIPGFWEIRGYTDSGEIEAGVCRDINDDGALKHIPGGEVIEFS from the coding sequence ATGCATAAACTTGCTAAGATAAATACCCCCGTTTTCTGGGCTGAAGGGCATCCCGGGGCTTTGGATAGGGAAAACTGGAAGCTGGAGATTTGCGGACTTTGCGAGAATCCCGTCAAGCTTAGCTGGCAGGATTTGCAGGAGTTTCAGGTAGAAACAGTTAATGCCCGGCTCACCAGCGTTACCCGCTGGTCTGTGTATGGTGCCTGGACGGGAGTGAGGATCGCAAACCTGCTGGATCACGCAAAAATACTTTCCGGGTGCCGCTATCTGCGCTTTTGGTCGGTGGGAGATGTGTATGACACCTCGATTCCTCTGGCAATAGGGCAAAAGGAACGCTCACTGGTTGCCTGGGCATTCGACGGAGAGCTCTTGGACGAGAATTATGGCGGACCAATCCGTGCTTTTATCCCCTATCTTTGGGGCTACAAATCTGCCAAAAGCATCATTAGAATTGAACTAATGGATCATTATATACCCGGATTCTGGGAGATACGTGGCTACACAGACAGTGGCGAGATTGAAGCAGGTGTATGCCGGGACATTAATGATGACGGCGCTTTGAAGCACATTCCCGGTGGGGAAGTGATAGAATTTAGCTAA